GCGCGGGGCGCGCGTCGTGATCCCCGCGCGGAacgtcaaggccgccgaggaggtGCGGGCCCGCATCCTCGGCGagtcccccgccgccgacgtcctcGTGCTCCCGCTCGACCTCAGCTCCCTCGCCTCCGTCCGCTCCTTCGCCTCCCGCTTCCTCTCCCTCGGCCTCCCCCTCAACCTCCTCATGTACGCAATGAATCCTCACGCGCCTCAGTCGTTCGACTGATTTCCTTTGCGATCATCCTGTTCTAATCCGACGCTTAATTCGTGTGCAGAAACAATGCGGGCAAGTTCTCGCACGGGCAGCTGGCGCTGTCGGAGGACGGCGTGGAGATGACGTTCGCGACCAACTACCTCGGCCACTTCCTGCTGACCAAGCTCCTGCTGGGGAAGATGGCGGTGACGGCCGCGGAGACCGGGGTGCAGGGCCGCATCGTCAACGTGTCGTCCAGCGTGCACGCCTGGTTCGCCGGCGACTGGGCCGAATACCTCCGCCAAGTCACCCGCCGCAACAtgtacagcagcagcatcttcCTCTCCcaacctcctcctcttcgatCCGTTGTTTAATTAGTCGGTAATTAATCATTGTGTATTATAACCTTGGCGTTCATGTGCgcgtacgtgcgtgcgtacAGAGCCTACGACGCGACGCAGGCGTACGCGGTGTCCAAGCTCGCCAATGTGCTGCACACCAACGAGCTCGCCAAGCGCCTCCAGGTAGTGTACTACTACTGCTCCCTGACCCTCCGTCCAAAAATTTGTGTGCTGATGATTGATTAGCTTTTTGGGCGTTTGGCTTTGTTGGTTTCTTCCGATCAGGAGATGGGCGCGAACGTGACGGTCAACTGCGTCCACCCGGGCATCGTCCGGACCCGCCTCAACCGCGACCGCGAGGGCCTCGTCACAGGTAGTAAACCTTAGTAATTACTCTGCCTGGCTGCCTATTGGTGGTAATCTCGAATCAAATGGTTAATTCTAGAAGATGCTTGCTAATGGTAaatctgtttgtttgttctgtACGTGCTGCAGATCTGGTGTTCGTGCTGCTGTCCAAGCTGCTCAAGACCATCCCCCAGGTGAGATGATGATTAATCAAACGCTGCCGCCCCACCACCAAATCCCCTCCCCCCCTCTTAATTTAACCTGACCCGGCCATCCGTCCATGTGTCGGGTCCCGTGCTCGATCGCTGCGCTCTCTGCCCCCGCCCCTGCCTGCGCCGGAGGGGATTAGCTtttctctgctctgctctgttcTGCTTGCAGTAGAGTATAGGTACTTAATGCACCGCCCGTTTGCTGACGTACCCGATTCCCATGCATGCAGGCTGCGGCGACCACGTGCTACGCGGCGGCGCACCCGAGGCTGGCCGGCGTCTCCGGCCGCTACTTCGCCGACTGCAACgaggcggcgccgtcgccggcggccaccagcGCCCCCGAGGCCGCGCGCCTCTGGCGGGCATCCGAGGCCATGATCTGCTGCGCCACCCAACACGGCAGCAATGCTTCTACGACTACTACGAGTGCTCCAATACTAGTAGTACCGGACAGGAACATCTGACTCCTGATCTCTGTATCCACGATGTAAATTATTATAATTCCCTTCTCTTGTTTCTTCTGTTAATTGCATGCAAGATGTAACATATGCATGCAGAGATATAAATAGTTGCAGTAGGTGATTAGTTAGTTAATTAGTGATCGTGTCACAGAGTGAAGAGCATCTGTAAGAGAGCTGAGACTGTGAGACGCATGTGTATTATATCAATATTTATTGTGCTACATATATATGGGACTGGGCTCAGTCGGCTGAGAAACCAcatttctcagtcgaccgGCCTGGGTACGTGCATGCGAGTCGGTGCGTGTGCctgcgtgcgtgtgtttgAGATCACAATGAAAAACATTCATCATTACAGTAACATTAATTAATTCAGTCTGCACTGATCGAAAACACACTTAACAGCACAACGATCGCCacggagaaaagaaaaaagaaaattgcagGTAAAACTTTATGCACGAttttaaaattgcaggtgaaaattTATGTGCGATtataaaaattgcaggtaaaACGATTCtgaaaattgcaggtgaagtGTTATGCACGATTCCAAATTGCAGCTGAAAGTTTACGTGCGACTAAAAATTACAGGTGAAAATTTACATGTGGTTGTAAAAATTACATGTGCTCACAAAGGTAAGGTATGCGCTCAGTACATTTATAGTGGTGAGTTTGCATGCTTGTGAGCGTCAAAACCAATCCTTGGAACAACATCTATCGAAAATAAGTAGTTTTGTGTATTTCTAGAAACGAAAGACACAAAGTGCATAGTACATGTTTCCAAGTTACAGAAAAAGCCACACACAAATAATTAAAAAGGCGAAACACCTAAATGAAAACTAGCCAGCCCCACCTACACATGTTAACCACACAGGGCCACAGGCGCAGCCAGCTGAACCTTCGAACCAAAACGTAATAGCTCAAACAATTTAATAGGACACAAATCTCCACACATGAATCGGCACGGCAACTCACAcggtcgactgagaaataagaTTTCTCAGCCGACTGTGCATCAGCAAATCcgcatatatacacacacactcTCTCGCTACCAGAGGTGATTGACTTGTGGGTCGGTGACATGTTTACGGTATAGATGCCCGGGCATTTCGCCCTTTGTCCTGGGCTTTGTCAGTAAACTACTCCTACATGCAGGTACTCCATATGCAAGACCTGTTCATGTCAGAAAAACGTGACATGTCAACAGTGCCGCACGCACGCTCTGGACACACGAGGGCATGCACCATCCATCGTATCTATCACAGTCGCGTGCAAGTACTAGGAGcacaatgcatgcatgggcaacGCAGGGCTGAATTGTCTTGTTCGATTGGACCCGTCGATCCGCCAAAGGACCCGATGCTTCGgacgccatgcatgcatgcatgggaatCGTGGAAAAGCGGCCATGCCACTGCATTTGCATCCAAGAAGAACCGCGAATGATTGCGCCCGTGGCCGCAGCGCTGTGCTGTACGTCGCGTAGGGTACGTACTACCGCTACAGTTGTGGGTGCTGCAAAAGGAAGGTGTGGCCTTGGCATTTCCCTCTCGGACTTGGACGTTTCCCGGAACCAGGGCTTGGACGGTCGCTGTGCGAGATGGTCGCTGGCTACTTCCTGTCTTTGGATAATGGTTGTTGATGGTTGCTGAACGTGAATGGTGACCAGCTGACTAGCCAGGatattttgctttcttttgggTTCTCTGATGGATGATAACATGCTACCGTGAATGGGTCTAGTGCTGCTGTTCTCCGTGGGACAGGAACTAGCTTAGGTGTTCTACTTCTATCAGACGGGGAGATTGGGACGTCAATATTCGATCAGTGTTCCCTTTCTGGGCCGGGTATGATCAGCAGATGCTGTTGTCATTTTAGAACCGAGGGAATGCTAATCTTCGTTGCAACTTAATAAGGGTCTCTAGAGTAGATTGAAAGCAAAAGGAGGGAAGAACTCCGATAGAAAGAAGCATGTGAAGTTGGCTAAGTTAGGGCGAAAGATGATAGCGACCGGTCCTTTTTTGAACTCTGAAATAAGGAAGTTGAGTGTGGATGACCCGCTGTGTATGGCCCACATATTCCAGGCCTTCACAGAGCCCATCCAGAGGAGGTGGCCAATCAAAGGAGACTGCCCCATCCAGGCCCTCAGCCATTGAAATGGATCAAGCCAACTCCGTCCAGGCCCAGCCTCATCGTTGACCCGaccaaaaagaaaggaagccACTTTTGCACCGGAAGAAAAACCGTGTTCCTTGCGTTGCGTGCGCTGCAAAGGCGCACCATGCATGTCTCACGAGACCTCTCGATATGGGAGGCACACCACAGACcactgtcttttttttcaagtCTTCCGTGGAAAAGCTGCACCTGGCACGGCACGTAGCGAAGCGTAACAACCTTTGACCTCTACGATGCAGCTCGCTGGCACAAGACGTAAGGACGAGCCCGGTGCCATGTTCTCGAATGATTGGATCAACTTCCGCCGAGATGGTCTCAGACTCTCAGTGCGTACTGTCTGTATGACGAAACCAATAATTCACTGACAGGAATTTGAGTACCCCACGGCTCTGCGGTCAACAGAGAACTCTGCAAAATGCTTACCAACATGATCCCCTGCAAATTTCACCACCGAGATCTCATCATCAATGTAACGGTACGTGTCATGGTTGTCAGCGAACACATTGACACGGAGCGGACTCAAGGTACTAATCGAGAGGGGACGAGGATCGTAAGCATTcgaaaaatttaaatgtagACACAAAAATAGAAGGATAGAGACAAGTGTTGAGGTTCAATGGAAGCAATCTCTATATACTGTACCATGAACATAACATAAGGAGATAAGAAAATTTCACCACTACTAAGCTGAGGCACATAGCGTTCCCTGTTAGAATTTTTTATGATAGATCGACGTTAGCAATCCAGCATTATGCGTGTGGATCAGAATTTCTAACAAAATTGTAttaagggcctctttgattcggAACGAATAGGTAGAGGACAATATAGCTTATGACATATGTGCAGTGCCTCTTTGATTTCGTGGATCACAAAATCTCATGACACGTCATTATCCTGTCCGAACCAAACAGGTATTCTCGGACTAAGGTTTTAATTGATCGGGATTAGATACGTTAGAGGCCGAAAATCCAGGAGTAGAAGGTTGGAGTTTGATTCAGGACAAGTCCTACAAATTCAGAGTTAAAATGGATTTTTTGTTGAAGTAGTCAGCCTTTTCAGTTATCTCCGATATAGTTTTTGGTCTCCTCCACCTTCTTCGGCTGCTGCCAATTTTGTGGTTGTGGAGGACGTGCTGTATAGCCACGTCGTACGTCCGCTGAGCCTTGTAACTTGGGTATTTATGCCCCTATCGCAATCAATCAAATCAAGCATTGCATCAAATCTCCCTCTCAGCTTCTACATGGTATCAGATTCCCTCTAGTTTCCATACTAACCCGATCCTATTCGCTTCCGCTCACCATGGATTTCTTCTCCGACTCCAGCTCTTCCGCTGGCGGTGATCAGACCACCAACCCCTTcacctcccctcctcctcctcctcctcctcccccttcccTGCCACCGATCCAGCCCTTGCCTGCCTCTTCCCTTCTCCACCTCCCCATTCGTTCCCTCGTCCCCGACGTCCTCGATCTCGAGAAGGGGAACTACATTCGCTGGAGCCGCTTTTTTCAGTCCGTCTTCCGACAGTTCGGCCTCCGCGATCACGTCAACGGTAGCGTGCTCGCCTCGGATCGCCTCCAGGACGCCAAGTGGATGCAGAGCGATTTCTGCATCGTCTCCTGGCTCTACTCCACCATCACCCAGGAGATTCTCGACATCGTCATGCAGCCGGACGACACTGCGCTTCACCTCTGGAGCGCCCTCGCCGACCTGTTCCTCGACAACAGTCTATAGCGGCAAGTCTTCTACCTCCAGGAGTTTCACTCGCTGTACCAGGGTGACATGTCTATCACGGAGTACTGCAGCCGCCTCAAGACCCTCGCCGACAATCTCCGCGCCGTTGGTGCGCCCGTCAGCGACCGGACCATGCTGGCCAACACCTCGCGCGGCCTTCGCGGCGACTTCAGCAACGCCGTCTCCAACCTGAACCTGCTGACGACTCCGCCGACCTTCCAGCGCGCCAGATCCTATCTCCTGCAGGAAGAGAAGCGCCTCGCCAACACGGCCAAGATGGAGAACGCCACGGCGTTGTACGCCGGCGGGAAACAGGCACCGGCGCCTCAACCTGTAGCAGCGGCTCTTGCACCAgcggccccctcctcctccaagggGAACaggcaaaagaagaagggaaacAACGACGTCAGGCAGCGCGGCAACAACAGCAACTCGGCGCTCCGGCCACCAGCGCCCCTCCCTGGGTCCCGTCCACGTACAACCCTTGGACCGGCGTCGTCCAGGCATGGCCGTTTCCTCCGAACCAGGCGCCGAAGGCTGGTCCAAGTCTGCTCGGCCCGCGCCCTGGTATGCCTCTGCCGCACGCCTTTTACGCCGGTCCTCTACCAACCTACGCTCcaccgccggtgccgccgccctccgctcCGTACCAGCCGCCGCACCAGCTCGACCCGGCTCTCCTGGCTGCACTGCACTCGGCGCCGGCCCGCGACTTCAACAACCCAGGCGACTGGTTCCTCGACACATGCGCCGCTTCTCATATGGCCTCTAACCCTGGTACTCTCACCGTTcgttcctcttcctctttaCCATCTCGTATTGTCGTCGGGAATGGGGCATCTATGCCTATCACCCATTCTGGACACACTGTGATCCTTACTCCCTCTTCATCTTTACAACTTCACAATATCCTTGTTTCTCCTTCTTTGATTAAGAATCTCATTTCCGTGCGTGCTCTTACCCGTGATAATTCCATTTCCATTGAGTTTGATCCTTTTGGTTTTACTGTTAAGGACCTTCACACCAGGGTGGCACTCTTCCGCAGTGATAGCACCGGTGACCTTTACCCGCTGCGGCCGTCACCACCCTGTTCAGCCACGCCACAGAGCTTCTCCGTCACCGTCGACACCTGGCACGCTCGGCTTGGCCATCCAGGGCGTGATGTTCAGCAGCGCATTTTAcagttttttccttttacaTGTACTCCTTCTTCTAGTCATAGCTGCCATGCATGTCGCATTGGCAAGCATGTTAGGCTTCCCTTTTCAGAATCATTGTCGATATCCACTGTTCCATTTCAGTTAGTGCATTGTGATCTCTGGACTTCTCCCATTCCTAGCAATTCTGGTCTAAAATACTACCTAGTCGTTCTAGACGATTTCTATCATTACACCTGGACCTTCCCCCTTCGTCGCGAGTCTGACGTTCCAACCACTCTGATTAATTTTCACGCCTACGTTCGCACCCAGTTCAACCTTCCCATCCAGATCCAGTGCCTTCAAACCGACAACGGCCGTGAGTTCGACAATGGCGTGCCGcgctccttcttctcttctcagGGCATCATCTTACGGCTCACCTGCCCCTACACCTCACAGCAAAATGGCCGAGCTGAGCGTGTTCTTCGCACTATCAATGACAGCGTCCGCACACTGCTCTTCCATGCCGGCATTCCTCCTCGGCTCTGGCCTGATGCACTAGCCACTTCTACTCACCTTCTCAATCTCCGCCCCACTCGTGCACGTGCCCATGCCACTCCCCATCAACTGCTTCTCGGCACTGCACCTTCCTACGACCACCTTCGCACGTTCGGGTGCCTATGCTACCCCAATTCCATCGCCACTGCTCCCCACAAACTCGCACCACGCTCACAGGCCTGCGCGTTCCTTGGCTACCCTCCCGGCACCAAAGGCTACCGTTGCTACGACCCATCTACTCGCCGAGTACTAACATCGCGTCATATTTCTTTCGACGAGACACGCTTTCCGTTTCAGGAACTCACGGCGACCAGATCATCAACTGCAGCCACGCCGGCGTGCCCGGCTCCTTTGTTCTTGCCGCAGCTGGTTCCCATTCCAGTTGCTGCCGCACCTGGGAACACAGCTGTGGAGGCACCTCGAGCTACGTCCCCGTCAAGTCCTGCTGTAGTAAGGAACGAGCCAACCGCTGCGATGAACCTGAGCTCTGCCGCCAtgcctgccgcggcagcctcgTCTTCTACCGCGGCAGCCTCAtcttctgccgcggcagggccctcgcctgcagctgcagcggccTCCTCCCAGCCTGCGTCAACTTCTATCGCGGCACAATCCTCGTATCCCGCGGCTGGTCTGTCTTCTTCAGAGGATGAACAACCTCCGTCGCCCCCGGGCATGGTCACCCGTGCTCGCTCCGGCATTCCCCTGCCCAGCCGGCGCTACAACTCCGACGAGTACGTTTGCGCTGCCTCTACTTCGGCGCCGTCACCACTACCGTCGTCTGTGCGCGTCGCCGTCCGCGATCCGCACTGGTTCGCCGCGATGTAGGAGGAGTTCGACGCCTTGCAGCGCAACCGAACGTGGACTCTCGTTCCACAaccagccgccgccaacgTCATCAGTGGCAAGTGGATTTTTCGCCACAAACTGAAGCCCGATGGCACTCTGGACAGGTATAAGGCTCGGTGGGTCGTTCGAGGATTTCATCAGCGACCTGGCGTCGACTTCACCGACACTTTCGCGCCGGTTGTCAAGCCCGGCTCGATCCGCATGGTGCTCCATCTCGCCGCTTGCCGGCGCTGGCCGGTCCATCAGCTCGACGTGAAGAACGCATTCCTCCACGGCCACCTTGCCGAACGCGTCTACTGTCAACAACCGAGCGGCTTCATCGACACGGCGCACCCCGACCACGTCTGCCTCTTGTCGCGCTCACTCTACGGCCTCGAGCAAGCCGCGCGCGCATGGTACCAGCGGATCGCGGCGTTCCTTGTCCGTCTCGGCTTCTCGGCGACCCGCTCCGACTCGTCGCTGTTCGTCCTTCACAATGGCACCGAGCAGGCGTTTTTGTTGCTGTATGTCGACGACATGGTGCTTCACAACTTCGTCAACTGGCCTGTTGCACCGGGTGATCTCCGCTCTCCAGGGCGAGTTTGCCATGAAGGATCTTGGTCCTCTGGACTACTTCCTCGCCATTCGCGTCCATCGATCGGCTACCGGCTTCTTCCTGTCTCAAGAACAGTACGCCATGGACCTGCTGGATTGCGCGGGCATGTTGAACTGCAAGCCAGCACCAATGCCCATCGACACCAAGCCCAAGGTCGCCGccagctccggcacgccggcATCGGACGCTTCCTTCTACCGGAGCATAGTTGGGGCACTCCAGTACCTCACACTGACGCGTCCCGACCTCCAGTACGCGGTGCAGCAGGTGTGTCTTCACATGCATCAGTCGTGCGACGTCCACTGGAGCCTCGTCAAGCGCATTCTCCGGTACGTGCGTGGCACCGTTCGGCATGGTCTCCAGCTCTTCGTCCAAAACACGGCGACGGACATCATCGCGTACTCCGACGCCGACTGGGCTGGGTGTCCAGACACCCGCCGTTCTACATCAGGGTACTGCGTCTTTCTTGGCGACTCTCTCATCTCCTGGTCGTCCAAATGGCAGCCCACGGTGTCCCGCTCGAGCCCTGAGGCTGAGTACCGAGCGGTGGCCAACGCCGTCGCCGAGTGTACATGGCTGCGACAACTCCTCACCGAGCTTCGCTGCAGTCCTGACAAGGCCTCGGTCATTTTCTGCGACAATGTCTCAGCCACCTACCTCTCCGCCAACCCTGTGGACCATCGCCGAACAAAGCCTATTGAGCTGGACATCCACTTCGTCCGTGATCTTGTTACTGTCGGCCAGGTCCGAGTTCTCCTCGTGCCCACGGCACAGCAGCTCGCCGACATCATGACGAAGGGTCTTCCGTCCATGGCGTTTGCTGACTTCAGGTCCAGTCTCTGTGTCACCAACGGCGCCGCTGAGACTGCGGGGGGGTGTTGAAGTAGTCAGCCTTTTCAGTTATCTCCTTCGGCTGCTGCCAATTTTGTGGTTGTGGAGGACGTGCTGTATAGCCACGTCGTACGTGCGCTGAGCCCTGTAACTTGAGTATTTATGCCCCTTGATCGCAATCATCAAATCAAGCATTGCATCAAATGTCTCTCTCAGCTTCtacacttttctttttttcacttaAAAAAATTTAGGCTCCCTAAAAAAACTTACTCTCTCGGTTCCATAAAAATTGGCACAGATTTGAACTAGTTCTAGTTTAAAATCGTGACAATCTTTAcgaaacggagtgagtaaaATAAATTAGGCCAAAAATTCCCCAAAATTTCTCTCAGCCCGTCCCCCGAGtcctttgttcttttttttttcgttttcttttcgtCTTTGATTTGCTGGATTTGGTGCTGGGCCTGGAGGCTAGACAGATCCGCAGTGGGTTAGTGCGCTGGTTTCTTGCTGAAGTTAGGAGGTTGTGATCATCTAAAAAAGTTAGGAGGTTGTGGTGGGTTGACCCAGGTCAAATCCTGAAGCCAGGAGGCCCAGGAGGTTGCTGGAGTAGTCAAACTGCATGCTGTGAGAACGTTTGGTTCGAAGCGACCGTCGGCTCGCTGCCATGGCGGGAGATTGAACGGTGGTTGGGTTCGGAGGAGCCATGGATCCAATCATCCAAATGGCGGCGAAAAGAATTGGGCAGCAAGCCAACTCTTGCCACTCGTAATGTCCTAATCGACAAGAACCACCAAAATACTATCGATTGCCAACGCTACCAGCTCCATCCCATCAGATTCCCGGCCGCTGAGTTCCGAAGCTCTGAACCATGGATGATGGCGGGCTGGGCAAACCATTGCTTGGACCAGAGAATTTCAGCACCCAAGACATTGATCTGGTAAGTTAATTGAGTAGATCAGCCAACACTGCCAAAATTCTGCTCAGGACATCCTGTCAAAATGTCGTCTTGGCAATGGCGTctctctctgtgtgtgtgcAGGGGAACCTGCCCCTGGAAGACGTTTTCGAGCTGTTGAGCACGTCTCGCGGTGGACTCTCTTCATCGGATGCTGCAGAACGGCTGCAGCTGTTCGGCCCAAACCGTTTGGAGGAGAAGCGCGTAAGAAAACCCACCTTTTCTAGGTCCAGTTGCGCGGAAGGTTTGCGAGTTCTCAATGCCTCGTTACCTCTTCTGCAACTTATTTCTGGCAGGAGAACAAGGTTCTGAAGTTCATGAGCTTCATGTGGAACCCTCTGTCCTGGGTGATGGAGGCAGCAGCCGTGATGGCATTGGTCTTAGCAAATGGTGGTGTGAGTGGACTGgtgctcttttcttttgatcttATGTGACAATTCAACCAATGAAATTTCAGTGAGAGAAAAATGACTACTGAGTATATCTTCTACAACAAAAGAGACTTGTCACATGACAGAATTCATAGGCGTCTATTTTTATTCTTCAGAGTCAGGGACCTGACTGGGAAGACTTCGTGGGAATCGTCTGCCTTCTGATCATCAACTCGACGATcagcttcatcgaggagaaCAATGCCGGCAACGCTGCGGCTTCCCTCATGTCCCGCTTGGCGCCCAAGACAAAGGTGGCAGCATGCAATGCAAGTGGCTGGATGTCATGGTTTACTCTGATCAATCATGCTGCTTTCATCCAGGTTCTTAGAGACGGGCAATGGCAGGAGCTGGACGCCTCCATATTGGTGCCCGGGGACATCATCAGCATCAAGCTTGGCGACATTGTACCGGCAGATGCCCGGCTACTCGAGGGAGATCCCCTCAAAATTGATCAGGCAATACGGTTACAGCCTACGGTTTTTGTGCAAAAAAGATAACCGGTCATGCTATGGCATAGTTGATCTGACAAAACGATTTGGTCTTTCTCTGCTTGTTTTCCATCTTTCAGTCGGCTCTCACAGGAGAATCCCTTCCGGTGACCAAACGGACCGGCGACCTGGTATTCACTGGTTCGACGTGCAAGCATGGTGAGATCGAAGCCATTGTCATTGCGACCGGAATCCGATCCTTCTTCGGTAAGGCAGCTCATTTGGTAGACTCCACGGAGGTTGTTGGCCATTTCCAAAAGGCGAGTCATCGACACTTCAGAA
This is a stretch of genomic DNA from Brachypodium distachyon strain Bd21 chromosome 1, Brachypodium_distachyon_v3.0, whole genome shotgun sequence. It encodes these proteins:
- the LOC100825786 gene encoding short-chain dehydrogenase TIC 32, chloroplastic, giving the protein MLLPAAKYLLGSPGASGFGSKSTADDVLTGGPDLSSLTAIITGATSGIGAETARVLAKRGARVVIPARNVKAAEEVRARILGESPAADVLVLPLDLSSLASVRSFASRFLSLGLPLNLLINNAGKFSHGQLALSEDGVEMTFATNYLGHFLLTKLLLGKMAVTAAETGVQGRIVNVSSSVHAWFAGDWAEYLRQVTRRNIAYDATQAYAVSKLANVLHTNELAKRLQEMGANVTVNCVHPGIVRTRLNRDREGLVTDLVFVLLSKLLKTIPQAAATTCYAAAHPRLAGVSGRYFADCNEAAPSPAATSAPEAARLWRASEAMICCATQHGSNASTTTTSAPILVVPDRNI
- the LOC104582413 gene encoding uncharacterized protein LOC104582413 codes for the protein MDFFSDSSSSAGGDQTTNPFTSPPPPPPPPPSLPPIQPLPASSLLHLPIRSLVPDVLDLEKGNYIRWSRFFQSVFRQFGLRDHVNGSVLASDRLQDAKWMQSDFCIVSWLYSTITQEILDIVMQPDDTALHLWSALADLFLDNSL